A region from the Chloroflexota bacterium genome encodes:
- a CDS encoding PIG-L family deacetylase, with translation MDILYLSPHLDDAALSCGGLIHQQTRAGLAVGVLTIFAGSAQTDVRSPFAQALEARWGAQGDAIAMRRREDEEALAVLGAQPIHWPYEDAIYRLHPRTGEPVYPDREAIFGDVSAHDPVKARTLASEVRRLWRKSGRPRLYAMLAAGQHVDHQVVQRAVLHLVERDGLEIAWYEDYPYAEDQDAVRQAVARSPLAALQPQSAHLTEEDLTAKLDAIACYRSQIPIFWQDEADMRRRVREHALRIGRGVPAEQYWVRGGNCIHE, from the coding sequence ATGGACATCCTCTACCTTTCGCCGCACCTGGACGACGCCGCACTGTCGTGTGGGGGACTCATCCACCAGCAGACCCGCGCGGGGCTGGCGGTGGGCGTGCTGACCATCTTCGCGGGTAGCGCGCAGACCGACGTGCGTTCGCCGTTCGCGCAGGCCCTGGAGGCCCGCTGGGGCGCACAAGGCGACGCCATCGCCATGCGCCGCCGCGAGGACGAGGAGGCCCTCGCCGTGCTGGGCGCGCAACCCATCCATTGGCCCTACGAGGACGCTATCTACCGCCTGCACCCGCGCACGGGCGAACCGGTATACCCCGATCGCGAGGCCATCTTCGGCGACGTGAGCGCCCACGACCCCGTCAAGGCGCGGACGCTCGCGTCCGAGGTACGGCGACTGTGGCGCAAATCGGGCCGCCCTCGGTTGTACGCCATGCTCGCCGCCGGGCAGCACGTGGATCACCAGGTCGTCCAGCGGGCCGTGCTGCACCTGGTGGAGCGCGACGGCCTGGAAATCGCCTGGTACGAGGACTACCCCTACGCCGAAGACCAGGACGCCGTGCGCCAGGCTGTGGCCCGATCGCCGTTGGCCGCATTGCAACCGCAGTCGGCGCACCTGACAGAGGAAGACCTGACCGCCAAACTGGACGCCATCGCCTGCTACCGGTCGCAGATTCCCATCTTCTGGCAGGACGAGGCCGACATGCGCCGACGCGTCAGGGAACATGCGCTGCGAATAGGCAGAGGTGTCCCCGCCGAACAGTACTGGGTGCGTGGCGGCAATTGTATCCACGAATAA
- a CDS encoding glycoside hydrolase translates to MSHPLHVAILWHMHQPDYLDPRTGEYALPWVRLHAVKDYLRMAELQAQYPQVHATVNFVPSLLAQIEAYAEGAAQDRALKLSTQTAWSREDKAYILSLFFCVNEHKVMARSARYLELKARRDATRGDVDAFSDADYLDLIALFNLAWMDSLNLAQDPQFQAISHKGAGYTPEDIRLILAKQREVIASIIPAYKALAAQGQVELTTSPYYHPILPLLISTDSARVAMPGIALPSVALAAPEDAREQLARAVQAHAARFGKKPAGLWPSEGAVGAAVVPLIAEAGFAWFASDEAILARSLGVRIERDGAGHVKNPSILYQPYWVDGGGRPVAAVFRDHALSDRIGFVYQSMNPQAAVDDMIYRLHVIRERLEPDGLPYLVPIILDGENAWEYYEQNGNPFLKTLYQRLGDDPLLKPVTVREYLRKYPPRARIDRLFTGSWINGNLDTWIGEEKHNRAWAWLAQTRQRLMDWQAAHPDAPAQLLGDAWERIYQAEGSDWFWWYSSRNRSPMQAEFDWLYRARLLDVYRILGETPPRDLAELDAAWGRPDNAIPFIQSAASGWPETWAWDRSLTLVPLAASQGAAQRAYVPVRRLRLHRDEQSLHLRLETYEPMESPNVIVDIWPTGDGTGAPWTAHLAGDTSAEAGVRVRRGTHDLYLSIPLGAAGIGRSASIGLRVALVQKDGEKCWVPSEAPVALVLDSIQA, encoded by the coding sequence GTGAGCCACCCGCTGCACGTTGCCATCCTGTGGCACATGCACCAACCGGACTACCTGGACCCGCGCACGGGAGAGTACGCGCTCCCATGGGTGCGCCTGCATGCGGTCAAGGACTACCTCCGCATGGCCGAACTCCAGGCGCAGTATCCCCAAGTCCACGCCACCGTCAACTTCGTCCCCTCGCTCCTGGCGCAGATTGAAGCCTACGCCGAGGGCGCCGCGCAGGATCGCGCTCTAAAACTCAGCACCCAGACGGCGTGGTCCAGGGAAGACAAAGCCTACATCCTGTCGCTCTTCTTCTGCGTGAACGAGCACAAGGTGATGGCGCGGTCTGCCCGCTACCTAGAACTCAAGGCGCGCAGAGATGCCACCCGCGGCGATGTGGACGCCTTTTCCGACGCCGACTACCTGGACCTCATCGCGCTGTTCAACCTGGCCTGGATGGACTCGCTGAACCTGGCCCAGGATCCGCAATTCCAGGCCATCTCCCACAAGGGCGCGGGGTACACCCCCGAGGACATTCGCCTCATCCTGGCCAAGCAGCGCGAGGTGATCGCGAGCATCATCCCGGCCTACAAGGCGCTGGCGGCTCAGGGACAGGTGGAACTCACCACGTCGCCCTACTACCATCCCATCCTGCCGCTCCTCATCAGCACGGACTCGGCGCGGGTCGCCATGCCGGGCATCGCGCTGCCGAGCGTGGCCCTGGCGGCGCCCGAGGACGCGCGCGAACAACTGGCGCGCGCCGTCCAGGCCCACGCCGCGCGATTCGGCAAGAAGCCGGCGGGCCTGTGGCCGTCGGAGGGGGCGGTGGGCGCTGCCGTCGTGCCCCTGATCGCGGAGGCGGGGTTCGCCTGGTTCGCGTCCGACGAGGCCATCCTGGCCCGCAGCCTGGGGGTACGAATAGAGCGCGACGGCGCGGGCCATGTCAAGAACCCCTCCATCCTTTACCAGCCGTACTGGGTGGACGGCGGGGGTCGCCCCGTCGCCGCCGTCTTCCGCGACCACGCGCTGTCGGATCGCATCGGCTTCGTGTACCAGAGCATGAACCCGCAGGCCGCCGTGGACGACATGATCTACCGCCTGCACGTGATTCGCGAGCGGCTGGAGCCGGACGGCCTGCCCTACCTGGTGCCCATCATCCTGGACGGAGAAAACGCCTGGGAGTACTACGAGCAGAATGGCAATCCGTTCCTGAAGACCCTGTACCAGCGGCTGGGCGACGACCCGCTGCTGAAGCCCGTTACCGTGCGCGAATACCTGCGGAAGTACCCGCCGCGCGCGCGGATTGACCGCCTGTTCACCGGCTCGTGGATCAACGGGAACCTGGACACGTGGATCGGCGAGGAGAAGCACAATCGCGCCTGGGCGTGGCTTGCCCAGACCCGCCAGCGGCTGATGGACTGGCAGGCGGCACATCCCGACGCGCCCGCGCAACTCCTCGGCGACGCGTGGGAGCGCATCTACCAGGCCGAGGGCAGCGACTGGTTCTGGTGGTACTCCAGCCGCAACCGCTCGCCCATGCAGGCCGAGTTTGACTGGCTGTACCGTGCGCGGCTGCTGGACGTGTACCGAATCCTGGGCGAGACGCCGCCCCGCGACCTGGCCGAGTTGGACGCGGCGTGGGGCCGGCCCGACAACGCGATTCCTTTCATCCAGTCCGCCGCCAGCGGCTGGCCCGAAACGTGGGCCTGGGATCGGAGCCTCACGCTCGTTCCCCTGGCGGCGTCCCAGGGGGCTGCCCAGCGGGCCTACGTCCCCGTGCGGCGGCTTCGCCTGCACCGCGACGAGCAGAGCCTGCACCTGCGCCTGGAAACCTACGAGCCGATGGAGAGCCCGAACGTCATCGTGGACATCTGGCCGACCGGAGACGGCACCGGCGCTCCCTGGACGGCGCATCTCGCTGGCGACACATCGGCGGAGGCGGGCGTGCGGGTGCGCCGGGGCACGCACGACCTGTACTTGAGCATCCCGCTCGGCGCGGCGGGCATCGGGCGCTCGGCCAGCATCGGGTTGCGCGTCGCCCTCGTCCAGAAGGACGGGGAGAAGTGCTGGGTGCCATCGGAGGCTCCCGTCGCCCTTGTGCTGGATTCCATACAGGCATGA
- the greA gene encoding transcription elongation factor GreA, which produces MSQKPVFLTPDGLRKLQEELEYYKNVRRPEVATRIHSAKEEGDVTENAEYDDAKNEQAFIEGRILTLEQILNNYVLIEEGGTSDRVTLGSKVTIAEDGEPPETFQIVGSAEADPASGRISNESPLGKALLMRGVGETVQVQTPGGVRRIRIIALE; this is translated from the coding sequence ATGTCACAGAAACCGGTTTTCCTGACCCCTGATGGACTTCGCAAACTGCAAGAGGAACTGGAGTACTACAAGAACGTCCGCCGCCCCGAAGTCGCCACCCGCATCCACTCCGCAAAAGAGGAAGGCGACGTTACCGAGAACGCCGAGTACGACGACGCCAAGAACGAGCAGGCTTTCATAGAAGGCCGCATCCTGACGCTGGAACAGATCCTGAACAACTACGTGCTGATAGAAGAGGGCGGCACGTCCGACCGCGTTACGTTAGGGTCAAAGGTAACCATCGCAGAAGACGGCGAGCCGCCGGAGACGTTCCAAATCGTCGGGTCTGCCGAGGCCGACCCTGCCAGCGGCCGCATCTCCAACGAGTCGCCGCTGGGCAAGGCGCTGCTCATGCGCGGGGTGGGCGAGACCGTGCAGGTGCAGACCCCGGGCGGCGTGCGCCGCATCCGCATCATCGCCCTGGAATAG
- the lysS gene encoding lysine--tRNA ligase encodes MTERLTDQEQYRREKLAKLREKGVDPYPPRVARTHTAEEAKRAFEAAPEGAEVRVTVAGRILTVREMGKSTFAHIEDGSGRIQIYLRVDRLGEEAYDDFRRLFDIGDFVSVAGVVFRTRTGEITVLADSITLAAKTLRPLPDKWHGLKDTELRHRQRYLDLLANPEVRDIFRIRARAVAALRRFLDERGFLEVETPILQPIYGGAAARPFITHHNQLDQDLYLRISFELYLKRLIVGGYERVYEIGRDFRNEGISFKHNPEFTQLEFYQAYADYNDVMRTAEEMVAFTAREVLGTTKITYQGHEIDLTPPWRRIPLRDAIREATGVDYEKYPDAESLFKAIVAKGLDVEAKSSRGKLIDSLLGSYVEPNLIQPTFLIDYPIDVSPLAKKKPGSETTVERFEGFVAGMEICNAFSELNDPLDQRERFLAQARDFAAGDEEAHQMDEDFITALSYGMPPTGGFGMGIDRLTMLLADQPNIREVILFPHMRPRDRENA; translated from the coding sequence ATGACCGAACGACTCACCGATCAGGAACAGTACCGACGGGAAAAACTGGCCAAGTTGCGCGAGAAGGGCGTAGATCCCTATCCCCCTCGCGTGGCGCGAACCCACACGGCGGAAGAAGCCAAGCGCGCCTTTGAGGCCGCGCCCGAAGGCGCCGAAGTGCGCGTAACCGTGGCGGGGCGCATTCTGACCGTGCGCGAGATGGGCAAGTCCACCTTCGCGCACATAGAGGACGGCTCCGGCCGGATTCAGATTTACCTGCGGGTGGATCGCCTGGGCGAAGAAGCCTACGACGACTTCCGCAGACTGTTTGACATCGGGGATTTCGTCTCGGTGGCGGGCGTCGTGTTTCGCACGCGCACCGGCGAGATCACCGTCCTGGCCGACTCTATCACGCTGGCCGCCAAGACGCTGCGCCCCCTGCCCGACAAGTGGCACGGGCTGAAGGATACCGAACTGCGGCACCGGCAGCGGTACCTGGATTTGCTGGCCAACCCCGAAGTGCGGGACATCTTCCGGATTCGGGCGCGGGCCGTTGCGGCGCTGCGCCGATTCCTGGACGAGCGCGGGTTCCTGGAAGTGGAGACGCCCATCCTGCAGCCCATCTACGGCGGGGCGGCCGCCCGCCCCTTCATCACGCATCACAATCAACTGGACCAGGACCTCTACCTGCGCATCTCGTTTGAGTTGTACCTCAAGCGGCTCATCGTCGGCGGCTACGAGCGGGTGTACGAAATCGGCCGCGACTTCCGCAACGAGGGCATCTCCTTCAAGCACAATCCCGAGTTCACGCAGTTGGAGTTCTACCAGGCCTACGCCGACTACAACGACGTCATGCGCACGGCCGAGGAGATGGTCGCCTTCACCGCCCGCGAGGTGCTGGGCACCACCAAGATCACGTACCAGGGACACGAGATTGACCTCACGCCGCCCTGGCGCAGAATCCCGCTCCGCGATGCCATCCGCGAGGCAACCGGTGTGGACTACGAGAAATACCCCGACGCCGAGAGCCTGTTCAAGGCCATCGTCGCCAAGGGGTTGGACGTGGAGGCCAAGTCCAGCCGCGGCAAACTGATTGACTCGCTCCTCGGCTCCTACGTGGAACCCAACCTGATTCAGCCCACGTTCCTAATAGACTACCCGATAGACGTGTCGCCGCTGGCCAAGAAGAAGCCCGGCTCCGAGACCACCGTGGAGCGGTTTGAGGGATTCGTGGCCGGTATGGAGATTTGCAACGCCTTCTCGGAACTCAACGACCCGCTGGACCAGCGCGAGCGGTTCCTGGCCCAGGCGCGGGATTTCGCCGCCGGAGATGAGGAGGCGCACCAGATGGACGAGGACTTCATCACCGCGCTGAGTTACGGCATGCCGCCCACCGGCGGTTTCGGCATGGGGATTGACCGCCTGACGATGCTGCTGGCGGATCAGCCGAACATACGCGAGGTCATCCTGTTCCCGCACATGCGACCTCGCGACAGGGAGAATGCGTGA
- a CDS encoding YifB family Mg chelatase-like AAA ATPase, translating to MLAKVHSCAVVGLDGAVVEVEVDISGGLPSQTIVGLPDAAVQESKERVRAAIRNSGFVFPGTRLTVNLAPADIRKEGPAYDLPIAVGVLIATEQMPPIPADTLLLGELSLEGTVRHTNGVLPIASQARQLGFSTLLVPEADAPEAALVPDITVIPVHDLVSLVKHFLGLAPIPPFPHHVPNIDTDDLPTYCVDFSEIKGQEHAKRAVEVAAAGGHNVLMVGPPGAGKTLLARALPAILPKMTIDEALDATRIYSVADCLPPDVPLIRHRPFRAPHHTISHAGLVGGGRWPRPGEISLAHRGVLFLDELPEFGQRTLEVLRQPLEDKIVTIARAQGSLTFPANFMLVAAMNPCPCGYYGDPVRECTCSMSTISRYQKRISGPLLDRIDIHVEVPRVDYEKLSDDRRGEPSAVIRRRVQAARDRQQQRFAGTALTCNADMGPAEVREFCKIDDNGKSLMKSAMHQLQLSARAYHRILKLARTIADLEGSADIQLHHIAEALQYRPRKIV from the coding sequence ATGCTGGCAAAAGTGCACAGTTGCGCGGTCGTGGGGCTTGACGGGGCGGTGGTGGAGGTGGAGGTGGACATCTCCGGCGGCCTCCCATCGCAGACCATCGTGGGCCTTCCGGACGCCGCCGTGCAGGAATCCAAGGAGCGCGTGCGGGCCGCCATCCGCAATTCGGGCTTCGTGTTCCCGGGTACGCGCCTGACGGTGAACCTGGCCCCCGCCGACATCCGCAAGGAAGGTCCCGCCTACGACCTGCCCATCGCGGTGGGCGTCCTCATCGCCACCGAGCAGATGCCGCCGATCCCCGCCGATACGCTCCTCCTGGGCGAACTGTCGCTGGAGGGGACGGTGCGCCACACCAACGGCGTGCTGCCCATCGCCAGCCAGGCGCGGCAACTGGGGTTCTCCACGCTTCTGGTGCCGGAGGCCGACGCGCCCGAGGCCGCCCTCGTCCCCGACATCACGGTGATCCCCGTGCACGATCTGGTCTCGCTGGTCAAGCATTTCCTGGGGCTGGCGCCGATCCCGCCGTTTCCGCACCACGTGCCGAACATAGACACCGACGACCTGCCCACCTACTGCGTGGACTTCTCGGAGATCAAGGGGCAGGAGCACGCCAAGCGGGCCGTTGAGGTGGCGGCGGCAGGGGGGCACAACGTCCTCATGGTTGGCCCTCCCGGCGCCGGCAAGACGCTCCTGGCCCGCGCCCTGCCCGCCATCCTGCCCAAGATGACCATAGACGAGGCCCTGGACGCCACGCGCATCTACAGTGTGGCCGATTGCCTCCCGCCGGACGTGCCTCTGATTCGGCATCGCCCGTTCCGCGCGCCCCACCACACCATCAGCCATGCGGGGCTTGTGGGCGGCGGGCGCTGGCCGCGGCCCGGCGAAATCTCGCTGGCCCATCGCGGCGTCCTGTTCCTGGACGAACTCCCGGAATTCGGCCAGCGCACGCTGGAGGTGCTGCGCCAACCCCTGGAGGACAAGATCGTAACCATCGCCCGCGCCCAGGGCAGCCTCACCTTCCCGGCCAACTTCATGCTAGTCGCGGCCATGAACCCGTGCCCATGCGGCTACTACGGCGACCCGGTGCGCGAATGCACCTGCTCCATGAGCACCATCAGCCGCTACCAGAAGCGCATCTCGGGGCCGCTCTTGGATCGCATAGACATCCACGTGGAAGTGCCGCGCGTGGACTACGAGAAACTTTCCGACGACCGGCGCGGCGAACCCTCGGCCGTCATCCGCCGGAGGGTGCAGGCCGCCCGCGACCGCCAGCAGCAGCGCTTCGCGGGAACCGCCCTCACCTGCAACGCCGACATGGGCCCCGCCGAGGTGCGCGAGTTCTGCAAGATTGACGACAACGGCAAGAGCCTAATGAAGTCGGCCATGCACCAGTTGCAACTCAGCGCCCGCGCCTACCACCGCATCCTCAAACTGGCGCGTACCATCGCCGACCTGGAAGGCAGCGCCGACATCCAACTCCACCACATTGCCGAGGCGCTCCAGTACCGGCCGCGCAAGATCGTCTAG